TACCAGAAGGATTAAATAAGTGAGTGGAACTTACAATCAGAATTGAATGGATACCTGATACCAAATTTTCTATGTGCGGaacatttataattcaCTTGGAAGACCATACGATGGGAGCCCTAATTAAATCGTATGTGGCAATTTAAGCAggcaattaaatttggatgAAAATGTTACGTTTGTTGGATACAGGATTCCTCATCCATTGGAGTCACTTTTGGAGCTGCGAGTAAAGACTCGCTCCAAAAGTCCAATATCATCACTCTTATACGCATTGGGAATGTTGAAGTCCGATGTATCtaatttgaaaaatgaCTATATGGTATTTCTAAGCTAATTTAGTCAAAAATACACTCCATTcactaaatatataccaGCCTTATTTTGTAATCTCGCCATTGAAACTTATAATcattagtaaattattCTACAAATATCAAGAGTGAAATGTTACATTTtttttagataatttaaCCTACAGAATTTTATGTATTAccttaaaatatttgatcaGTGTGATGATTGATAGATACGTTGTATAGCCCCAGTTTCAATGGAGAATCATACCATTCCTCAGTTGAACGCGTTGATATTGAGTTTAGAAGAGgtaatattcaataaacCCTAGGAACTATCACATCTGGAGGAACCCATGTCATCTCTAACGATTGCATTGGAAAAGATTTTGGTATGTCAAAAGTCTTTGGAGGATTTTGGTTCGGATCATACCGAGATAATGGCTCCACTAACATCACTAGTCTATTCTAAAGGTACAAAACTAGTCATATAGGCACTCTTGTGAATCCTAATTTTGTTTTGGTAGATATTGGCACCGGATATCACATACTAAAGACCATCCCCCAAGCTTCAGATTATTACTCCAGGTCTACCATATTATATTCAGAAAGGCCTCTTTTGTGGAAAACCAAATTTCATTACTTCATTCCGAAATCAACGCCAAAAAGAAGTATCTATCAAATGTCTACTCTCATCTCGATCGAAAACTCAACTGTATTAAGACAGAAAAGAATTAAgcacataaatttaatgcGTTGTTATTTGAACCAATTTTGACTGCttataattattcattgTTTTATATCACATATGTGATTTTTCACATGATGATAAGTACGTCTATAATTGTATAGAACTTAATACGTTGGCACATGTTTGTCttcatttgaaaatttgtccGGGAAATTagagtgataattttgaattaattCCATATAAACGGACAAAAAATTCGTTTAATAACATTACTGATCCGCTTTAATATCTTCGTACTCAGAGGGATTATCTACATTTAATGGCTTGATGGATactatttttgaatatCCTTGACATTCAATATTGGGCAATAGACTGTTATTAGAAGAAAATTGACATTCTTCACCATTGTTCAAGGGTTTAAAATTAACGTGATCGTGTATAACCAGATATGGTTTGTATACTGGAACttctatatatttaaccTCGTCCgtgtaataataaatggGTTTAATGATCTTCTTCACGGGATAAGGTACTGGTATATCTCGATACTTTTCTACTTCATAAGGCTGatcaatatattcaatCTTTGGAATGTGCTGTGGAACTGGCACATCTACTATTTGAGGAATGTTTCTAATAACTTCCACTgtttcatatttatcaacatACTTGATTTTTTCAACAGGGACTTTTCTAGTCTTAATAACAGGCTTAATGACTTCTTTTTCGATAATCTTTTTAACAGGTACAACAACAGTCTTAACAGTTTGCTTAGGCACTTCAATAACTTGCATCTGAGGAacatatttacatactTCCTCAACATCCTCGTATTCCtcatatttatcaacaatttgtaattttggaACTTCCACATACTTTG
The DNA window shown above is from Babesia microti strain RI chromosome III, complete genome and carries:
- a CDS encoding DNA-directed RNA polymerase II subunit J (overlaps_old_locusTagID:BBM_III00075); translated protein: MSKETQLINCPETGDLLDLPEGLNKIEWIPDTKFSMCGTFIIHLEDHTMGALIKSQLNLDENVTFVGYRIPHPLESLLELRVKTRSKSPISSLLYALGMLKSDVSNLKNDYMSKIHSIH
- a CDS encoding prefoldin alpha subunit (overlaps_old_locusTagID:BBM_III00080); the encoded protein is MENHTIPQLNALILSLEEELSHLEEPMSSLTIALEKILVCQKSLEDFGSDHTEIMAPLTSLVYSKGTLVNPNFVLVDIGTGYHILKTIPQASDYYSRKASFVENQISLLHSEINAKKKYLSNVYSHLDRKLNCIKTEKN